One region of Salvia miltiorrhiza cultivar Shanhuang (shh) chromosome 3, IMPLAD_Smil_shh, whole genome shotgun sequence genomic DNA includes:
- the LOC131014141 gene encoding uncharacterized protein LOC131014141 codes for MGGDDRTFRANFSSEGVSRLRGVVEEKLKEFMGDYTDDTLVEYVIVLLKNGRSRDEAKNELDVFLGDDSDSFISWLWDHLGSNLSLYVQAQELEPVGVPKAEPAVGDQPRKTGSHQIESEADKQNSVETYGHHKNRENKGLVRGGNDEVSLPLKSVANNVNSRDENKPSDSQSKPLRFPQSTIHKKRRRNDEGQQQRKRDVSQSTVSAPKRLLQFAVRDAVATSRPSNATAEPSFKRLRSVVSTTDSYAEARPQRIHRASMSVAIKAMAEAVKDVTKVRPSRNVFDRLGNAMDGLNTSSHREYGGIAEGAIDGDFNVEMESLHSSYHLRNDISMLQEGNMSSFHEEVRGTGLGYDRENCDERGGEGTDIYPSGSSGGNWVESSLKFQYGAADHVDGTPHRSRKEIIQPAVVHNAILINSSAVSMKMRKSQYQGEVEAAEIDSRERMRGADTVSTKSEAWLMKENNNHTVPFNGNAKPDATLLESERSQTPSGLRNTGAPTEDADSRTIFVSNVHFAATKDSLSRHFNKFGEVLKVIILTDPATGQPKGSAYIEFMRKEAAELALSLDGTSFLSRILKIVKKSSAQPDAASVMTWPRVARASFVVPRYGRAPFTRGMPSLYRGRVPMKPGARSFQWKRGADSTVTETSGQASNSMISSPTTRSLTYVRAETKTNGSSGTA; via the exons ATGGGGGGAGATGATCGGACATTTAGGGCAAATTTCTCAAGTGAAGGAGTTTCGAGGCTTCGTGGGGTTGTCGAGGAGAAGCTCAAGGAGTTCATGGGTGACTACACCGATGACACTCTTGTG GAATATGTGATAGTCTTGCTAAAAAATGGTAGGAGTAGGGATGAAGCAAAAAATGAGCTGGATGTCTTTTTAGGAGATGACAGCGACTCTTTCATATCTTG GCTATGGGATCATCTGGGATCTAATCTAAGTTTATACGTCCAAGCACAAGAACTTGAACCAGTAGGAGTCCCCAAAGCAGAACCTGCTGTAGGGGATCAGCCTCGGAAAACTGGGTCTCATCAGATTGAATCTGAAGCTGATAAACAAAATTCTGTTGAAACATATGGGCACCATAAAAATCGTGAAAATAAAGGGTTGGTAAGGGGTGGCAATGATGAAGTCTCCCTTCCTCTAAAGTCAGTGGCCAACAATGTAAATTCCAGGGATGAAAATAAGCCTAGTGATTCTCAATCCAAGCCACTTCGTTTTCCTCAGTCAACAATTCATAAAAAAAGAAGGCGAAATGATGAGGGGCAACAGCAAAGAAAG AGAGACGTATCCCAGTCGACTGTTAGTGCCCCAAAAAGGCTACTGCAATTTGCTGTACGTGATGCTGTTGCTACTTCTAGGCCATCAAATGCAACAGCAGAGCCTTCATTCAAACGTCTACGCTCTGTGGTTTCAACAACGGATTCATATGCTGAAGCACGCCCTCAGAGGATTCATCGCGCTTCTATGTCTGTGGCTATTAAAGCTATGGCAGAAGCAGTGAAGGATGTGACTAAAGTTAGGCCTTCTCGTAATGTATTTGATAGGCTTGGCAATGCTATGGATGGCCTAAACACTAGCAGTCATCGAGAATATGGAGGTATTGCTGAAGGTGCTATTGATGGAGATTTTAATGTTGAGATGGAGAGTCTTCACTCTTCTTATCACCTGCGAAATGATATCAGCATGCTGCAAGAAGGGAACATGTCATCTTTTCATGAAGAAGTCAGGGGTACTGGTCTGGGATATGACAGAGAAAATTGTGATGAAAGGGGAGGGGAAGGCACAGATATATATCCATCAGGCTCATCTGGTGGAAACTGGGTAGAGAGCTCCTTGAAGTTTCAGTATGGTGCTGCTGATCATGTTGATGGAACACCCCACAGATCACGTAAAGAGATTATTCAACCTGCGGTAGTGCATAATGCAATCCTCATAAATTCTTCCGCTGTAAGCATGAAAATGAGGAAATCTCAATACCAGGGAGAAGTAGAGGCAGCTGAGATCGATAGTCGTGAAAGAATGCGAGGTGCTGATACTGTGTCTACGAAATCTGAAGCGTGGTTGATGAAAGAGAACAACAATCATACAGTGCCTTTTAATGGAAAT gcaaagcctgatgCTACTCTGCTCGAGTCTGAAAGGAGTCAGACACCAAGTG GTTTGCGAAATACTGGTGCACCAACCGAAGATGCTGATTCCCGTACCATCTTTGTTAGCAAT GTTCATTTTGCTGCCACTAAGGATAGCCTTTCACGACATTTCAACAAGTTTGGAGAAGTCTTAAAAGTTATCATTTTAACTGATCCGGCTACTGGGCAACCAAAAGG ATCAGCATATATAGAATTTATGAGAAAAGAAGCAGCTGAGCTTGCTTTATCTTTGGACGGCACATCCTTTTTGTCTCGGATTTTGAAG ATTGTAAAGAAAAGCTCTGCACAACCTGATGCTGCATCTGTTATGACATGGCCTCGCGTTGCCCGAGCATCTTTCGTTGTTCCAAGATATGGCAGAGCTCCTTTCACTAGAGGTATGCCCAGTTTATACAGGGGTCGTGTACCTATGAAGCCTGGTGCACGGAGTTTCCAGTGGAAGCGAGGGGCCGACTCAACTGTGACTGAGACTTCAGGTCAGGCTTCTAACAGCATGATTTCATCACCAACTACACGTAGTCTCACATATGTCAGAGCGGAAACAAAGACAAATGGGAGTTCAGGAACTGCCTAG
- the LOC131016387 gene encoding golgin-84-like isoform X3, translating into MSKLEAERNRVSRRASSSWEEDADMKTLEPLPLHHRQMAGASLQLQRAAKLLDTGAARATRFLWRYPTARIILLFYLVFVHLVLMYLLHRLQVCTSGYLLDHYTKNTLISLYYYFTLNNKQ; encoded by the exons ATGAGCAAG TTAGAAGCTGAAAGGAATAGAGTTTCTCGCCGTGCATCATCCTCATGGGAAGAGGATGCTGACATGAAAACACTCGA ACCTCTGCCCTTGCATCATCGCCAAATGGCTGGAGCAAGCTTACAG TTACAGAGGGCAGCAAAACTATTAGACACTGGGGCTGCTAGGGCAACAAGATTCTTGTGGCGGTATCCGACAGCCCGCATCATCCTGCTGTTCTATCTG GTTTTTGTGCATCTCGTTTTGATGTACCTCTTACATCGCCTTCAGGTATGTACATCTGGTTACTTGCTCGATCATTACACCAAAAACACATTGATCAGCCTATATTATTACTTTACACTAAACAATAAGCAGTGA
- the LOC131016387 gene encoding golgin candidate 1-like isoform X8 yields MLEAERNRVSRRASSSWEEDADMKTLEPLPLHHRQMAGASLQLQRAAKLLDTGAARATRFLWRYPTARIILLFYLVFVHLVLMYLLHRLQEQADNNTPNEVEESMRLFNRTSR; encoded by the exons ATG TTAGAAGCTGAAAGGAATAGAGTTTCTCGCCGTGCATCATCCTCATGGGAAGAGGATGCTGACATGAAAACACTCGA ACCTCTGCCCTTGCATCATCGCCAAATGGCTGGAGCAAGCTTACAG TTACAGAGGGCAGCAAAACTATTAGACACTGGGGCTGCTAGGGCAACAAGATTCTTGTGGCGGTATCCGACAGCCCGCATCATCCTGCTGTTCTATCTG GTTTTTGTGCATCTCGTTTTGATGTACCTCTTACATCGCCTTCAG GAACAAGCTGATAATAATACACCTAATGAAGTCGAAGAATCTATGAGATTATTTAACAGGACATCACGTTGA
- the LOC131016387 gene encoding golgin-84-like isoform X4 yields MLEAERNRVSRRASSSWEEDADMKTLEPLPLHHRQMAGASLQLQRAAKLLDTGAARATRFLWRYPTARIILLFYLVFVHLVLMYLLHRLQVCTSGYLLDHYTKNTLISLYYYFTLNNKQ; encoded by the exons ATG TTAGAAGCTGAAAGGAATAGAGTTTCTCGCCGTGCATCATCCTCATGGGAAGAGGATGCTGACATGAAAACACTCGA ACCTCTGCCCTTGCATCATCGCCAAATGGCTGGAGCAAGCTTACAG TTACAGAGGGCAGCAAAACTATTAGACACTGGGGCTGCTAGGGCAACAAGATTCTTGTGGCGGTATCCGACAGCCCGCATCATCCTGCTGTTCTATCTG GTTTTTGTGCATCTCGTTTTGATGTACCTCTTACATCGCCTTCAGGTATGTACATCTGGTTACTTGCTCGATCATTACACCAAAAACACATTGATCAGCCTATATTATTACTTTACACTAAACAATAAGCAGTGA
- the LOC131016387 gene encoding golgin-84-like isoform X2 produces the protein MLEAERNRVSRRASSSWEEDADMKTLEPLPLHHRQMAGASLQLQLQRAAKLLDTGAARATRFLWRYPTARIILLFYLVFVHLVLMYLLHRLQVCTSGYLLDHYTKNTLISLYYYFTLNNKQ, from the exons ATG TTAGAAGCTGAAAGGAATAGAGTTTCTCGCCGTGCATCATCCTCATGGGAAGAGGATGCTGACATGAAAACACTCGA ACCTCTGCCCTTGCATCATCGCCAAATGGCTGGAGCAAGCTTACAG TTGCAGTTACAGAGGGCAGCAAAACTATTAGACACTGGGGCTGCTAGGGCAACAAGATTCTTGTGGCGGTATCCGACAGCCCGCATCATCCTGCTGTTCTATCTG GTTTTTGTGCATCTCGTTTTGATGTACCTCTTACATCGCCTTCAGGTATGTACATCTGGTTACTTGCTCGATCATTACACCAAAAACACATTGATCAGCCTATATTATTACTTTACACTAAACAATAAGCAGTGA
- the LOC131016387 gene encoding golgin candidate 1-like isoform X5, with product MSKLEAERNRVSRRASSSWEEDADMKTLEPLPLHHRQMAGASLQLQLQRAAKLLDTGAARATRFLWRYPTARIILLFYLVFVHLVLMYLLHRLQEQADNNTPNEVEESMRLFNRTSR from the exons ATGAGCAAG TTAGAAGCTGAAAGGAATAGAGTTTCTCGCCGTGCATCATCCTCATGGGAAGAGGATGCTGACATGAAAACACTCGA ACCTCTGCCCTTGCATCATCGCCAAATGGCTGGAGCAAGCTTACAG TTGCAGTTACAGAGGGCAGCAAAACTATTAGACACTGGGGCTGCTAGGGCAACAAGATTCTTGTGGCGGTATCCGACAGCCCGCATCATCCTGCTGTTCTATCTG GTTTTTGTGCATCTCGTTTTGATGTACCTCTTACATCGCCTTCAG GAACAAGCTGATAATAATACACCTAATGAAGTCGAAGAATCTATGAGATTATTTAACAGGACATCACGTTGA
- the LOC131016387 gene encoding golgin-84-like isoform X1 has product MSKLEAERNRVSRRASSSWEEDADMKTLEPLPLHHRQMAGASLQLQLQRAAKLLDTGAARATRFLWRYPTARIILLFYLVFVHLVLMYLLHRLQVCTSGYLLDHYTKNTLISLYYYFTLNNKQ; this is encoded by the exons ATGAGCAAG TTAGAAGCTGAAAGGAATAGAGTTTCTCGCCGTGCATCATCCTCATGGGAAGAGGATGCTGACATGAAAACACTCGA ACCTCTGCCCTTGCATCATCGCCAAATGGCTGGAGCAAGCTTACAG TTGCAGTTACAGAGGGCAGCAAAACTATTAGACACTGGGGCTGCTAGGGCAACAAGATTCTTGTGGCGGTATCCGACAGCCCGCATCATCCTGCTGTTCTATCTG GTTTTTGTGCATCTCGTTTTGATGTACCTCTTACATCGCCTTCAGGTATGTACATCTGGTTACTTGCTCGATCATTACACCAAAAACACATTGATCAGCCTATATTATTACTTTACACTAAACAATAAGCAGTGA
- the LOC131016387 gene encoding golgin candidate 1-like isoform X7, translating to MSKLEAERNRVSRRASSSWEEDADMKTLEPLPLHHRQMAGASLQLQRAAKLLDTGAARATRFLWRYPTARIILLFYLVFVHLVLMYLLHRLQEQADNNTPNEVEESMRLFNRTSR from the exons ATGAGCAAG TTAGAAGCTGAAAGGAATAGAGTTTCTCGCCGTGCATCATCCTCATGGGAAGAGGATGCTGACATGAAAACACTCGA ACCTCTGCCCTTGCATCATCGCCAAATGGCTGGAGCAAGCTTACAG TTACAGAGGGCAGCAAAACTATTAGACACTGGGGCTGCTAGGGCAACAAGATTCTTGTGGCGGTATCCGACAGCCCGCATCATCCTGCTGTTCTATCTG GTTTTTGTGCATCTCGTTTTGATGTACCTCTTACATCGCCTTCAG GAACAAGCTGATAATAATACACCTAATGAAGTCGAAGAATCTATGAGATTATTTAACAGGACATCACGTTGA
- the LOC131016387 gene encoding golgin candidate 1-like isoform X6 — protein MLEAERNRVSRRASSSWEEDADMKTLEPLPLHHRQMAGASLQLQLQRAAKLLDTGAARATRFLWRYPTARIILLFYLVFVHLVLMYLLHRLQEQADNNTPNEVEESMRLFNRTSR, from the exons ATG TTAGAAGCTGAAAGGAATAGAGTTTCTCGCCGTGCATCATCCTCATGGGAAGAGGATGCTGACATGAAAACACTCGA ACCTCTGCCCTTGCATCATCGCCAAATGGCTGGAGCAAGCTTACAG TTGCAGTTACAGAGGGCAGCAAAACTATTAGACACTGGGGCTGCTAGGGCAACAAGATTCTTGTGGCGGTATCCGACAGCCCGCATCATCCTGCTGTTCTATCTG GTTTTTGTGCATCTCGTTTTGATGTACCTCTTACATCGCCTTCAG GAACAAGCTGATAATAATACACCTAATGAAGTCGAAGAATCTATGAGATTATTTAACAGGACATCACGTTGA